A section of the Bifidobacterium sp. ESL0728 genome encodes:
- the acnA gene encoding aconitate hydratase AcnA codes for MSLRDKQLGTLQVGDKVVDYYRIADLPGIEHLPYSLKVLVENLLRRIDGVNVTEDQVNELLKWDPNAEPSHEIEFGPSRVLMQDFTGVPCIVDLATMRDAVAELGGDPEVINPQVEADMVIDHSVQIDNYGVADAVARNMDREYQRNGERYRFLRWGQQAFKNFRVVPPGTGIIHQVNIEYLAKVVMSKPGERGRDLAYLDSCVGTDSHTTMVGGLGVLGWGVGGIEAEAAMLGQPISMLVPRVVGFKLTGSIPEGVTATDVVLTITQMLREHGVVGKFVEFYGDGVASVPLANRATIGNMSPEFGSTCGIFPIDQVTLDYLRLTGRSDEQIALVEAYAKANRLWGDTSDPDYVEPEYSEYMELDLGTVVPSIAGPKRPQDRIRLDQAKEMFERTLSDYETPKTNRNPVPVHTDFRGDFEITNGDVAIASITSCTNTSNPSVMIAAGLLARAARKHGLKPKPWVKTSLAPGSQVVADYLKKAGLQEDLDSLGYELVGFGCTTCIGNSGPLLPEISKAVNDNDLTVVSVLSGNRNFEGRISPDVKMNYLASPPLVIAYAIAGTLDFDFETQPLGTDAKTGRKIFLRDIWPSNEEVAKVVSASVNREMFVRDYADVFEGDERWKSLDVPKGERFAWDPDSTYVRKQIFFDGMSANPQSVSDVRGARVLALLGDSVTTDHISPAGAFPASSPAGKYLLEHGIQPKDFNSYGSRRGNHEVMVRGTFGNIRLRNQLLASVGEEVRPGGFTYDFVTGKPSTIFDASLDYHKAGTPLVVLAGSEYGTGSSRDWAAKGTLMLGVKVVIARSFERIHRSNLIGMGVLPLQFPEGQSAESLGLDGTETYDFQGIEALNNGKIPETVHVVATKPATDDGATIATKPATEGKSATATGTSTGGKSATKPIEFDATVRIDTPGEAEYYRNGGILQYVLRRLMK; via the coding sequence ATGTCATTGCGGGACAAGCAGCTGGGTACATTGCAGGTCGGGGACAAGGTTGTCGATTATTACCGGATCGCTGACTTGCCGGGCATCGAGCACCTGCCGTATTCGCTGAAGGTCTTGGTCGAAAACCTGCTGCGCCGCATTGACGGCGTCAACGTCACCGAAGACCAGGTCAACGAGCTGCTCAAGTGGGACCCGAATGCCGAACCCAGCCACGAGATTGAATTTGGCCCTTCGCGCGTCCTGATGCAGGACTTCACCGGTGTTCCGTGCATCGTTGACCTGGCCACCATGCGTGACGCGGTGGCGGAGTTGGGTGGCGACCCCGAGGTCATCAACCCACAGGTCGAGGCCGACATGGTCATCGACCACTCCGTGCAGATCGACAACTACGGTGTGGCCGACGCGGTCGCGCGCAACATGGACCGCGAATACCAGCGCAACGGCGAACGGTATCGTTTCCTGCGTTGGGGCCAGCAGGCGTTCAAGAACTTCCGCGTGGTGCCGCCGGGAACCGGCATCATCCATCAGGTCAACATTGAATATCTTGCCAAAGTCGTCATGAGCAAGCCGGGGGAGCGCGGGCGTGACCTCGCCTATCTCGATTCCTGCGTCGGCACCGATTCGCACACCACCATGGTCGGCGGTTTGGGCGTGCTCGGTTGGGGTGTCGGCGGTATCGAAGCCGAGGCGGCCATGTTGGGCCAGCCCATCTCCATGCTCGTCCCGCGTGTGGTCGGTTTTAAACTGACTGGTTCCATCCCCGAAGGCGTCACCGCCACCGACGTGGTGCTCACCATCACCCAGATGCTGCGCGAACACGGCGTAGTCGGCAAGTTCGTCGAGTTCTACGGCGACGGTGTCGCCTCCGTGCCGCTGGCCAACCGTGCCACCATCGGCAATATGAGCCCCGAGTTCGGCTCGACCTGCGGCATCTTCCCAATCGATCAGGTAACGTTGGATTATCTGCGCTTGACTGGTCGCAGCGACGAGCAGATTGCGCTGGTCGAAGCCTATGCCAAGGCCAATCGTCTCTGGGGTGACACCAGTGACCCCGATTACGTCGAGCCTGAATATTCCGAATACATGGAACTGGATTTGGGCACCGTCGTCCCGTCCATCGCTGGCCCGAAGCGTCCGCAGGATCGCATCCGTCTCGATCAGGCCAAAGAAATGTTCGAAAGAACTCTGTCAGACTACGAAACGCCGAAAACCAACCGGAATCCGGTGCCGGTACATACTGATTTCCGCGGTGATTTCGAGATCACGAACGGCGACGTCGCCATCGCCTCCATCACCAGCTGCACCAACACCTCCAACCCCTCGGTGATGATCGCCGCCGGACTGCTTGCCCGCGCCGCCCGCAAGCACGGTCTGAAGCCCAAGCCGTGGGTGAAGACCTCGCTGGCCCCAGGCTCGCAGGTCGTGGCCGACTATTTGAAGAAGGCCGGCCTGCAGGAGGACTTGGACTCATTGGGCTACGAACTGGTCGGTTTCGGCTGCACCACCTGCATCGGCAATTCCGGCCCGCTGTTGCCTGAGATTTCGAAAGCGGTCAACGACAACGATCTGACGGTGGTCTCGGTGCTCTCCGGCAACCGCAACTTCGAAGGGCGCATCAGCCCCGATGTCAAGATGAACTATCTGGCCTCGCCGCCGCTCGTGATCGCCTACGCCATCGCAGGCACGCTCGATTTCGACTTCGAAACCCAGCCGCTTGGCACGGACGCTAAAACCGGTCGCAAGATTTTCCTGCGCGATATCTGGCCTTCCAACGAGGAAGTCGCCAAAGTCGTCTCGGCCTCCGTCAACCGTGAGATGTTCGTGCGTGACTACGCCGACGTCTTCGAAGGCGACGAACGCTGGAAGTCCCTCGACGTGCCGAAGGGCGAGCGTTTCGCATGGGATCCGGATTCGACCTACGTGCGCAAGCAGATCTTCTTCGACGGCATGAGTGCCAATCCGCAGTCGGTGAGCGATGTCCGCGGTGCTCGCGTGCTGGCGTTGCTGGGTGACTCGGTGACCACCGACCACATCTCGCCGGCCGGCGCATTCCCCGCCTCGAGTCCTGCGGGCAAATACCTCTTGGAACACGGCATTCAGCCCAAGGACTTCAATTCCTATGGTTCGCGTCGCGGCAATCACGAAGTGATGGTTCGTGGCACCTTCGGCAACATCCGTCTGCGCAACCAACTGCTCGCCTCTGTGGGTGAAGAGGTACGTCCCGGCGGGTTCACCTACGATTTTGTCACTGGCAAGCCCTCCACGATTTTCGACGCCTCGCTCGATTACCACAAGGCCGGCACCCCGTTGGTCGTGCTCGCAGGTTCGGAATACGGCACCGGTTCGTCGCGCGACTGGGCGGCCAAAGGCACGCTGATGCTCGGCGTCAAGGTCGTCATCGCCCGCAGTTTCGAGCGCATCCACCGCTCCAACCTCATCGGCATGGGCGTGCTGCCCCTGCAGTTCCCCGAAGGCCAGTCGGCAGAGTCGTTGGGTCTCGACGGTACCGAAACCTACGATTTCCAAGGCATCGAGGCACTCAACAACGGCAAGATTCCCGAGACCGTCCACGTCGTCGCCACCAAGCCTGCGACTGATGATGGTGCGACCATCGCCACCAAGCCTGCGACCGAGGGCAAGTCCGCGACCGCTACCGGAACCTCAACCGGCGGCAAGTCCGCGACCAAGCCGATCGAATTCGACGCCACCGTCCGCATCGATACTCCAGGCGAGGCCGAATACTATCGCAACGGCGGCATTCTCCAGTACGTCCTGCGCCGGTTGATGAAATAG
- a CDS encoding HAD-IC family P-type ATPase, translated as MSATGMFGHDDGKAAAEVPANGNTANNGKGNGGQQSTSTVRLPQISEVGLTSAEVAEQVAQGNVNKIDTESSRSLGQIIRENVFTLFNAIIFVAMVLVLLTGQWKDAVFGLVIIINSGIGVFTEMRAKHTLDKLSILVASKSLVRRDGQDVEIEHEDIVLGDLLWLRSGEQVPADATIVHTWGLELDESMLTGESRTVKKGEGAEVYSGSNATSGMALVRVDAVGEQGYAAKLTAKAKVYKKTVSDLSKGINTILKVMTVIVIPLCILLVASQIRTVGGWQVAFTTGAWRSAIVSAVAGVVGMIPEGLVLLTSLNFAIAAMRLARQHTLVQELESVETLARVDALNLDKTGTITDGGIVFNQVVMLGEADSASPAADADIVVDAPSGKNAEHASVTVGTTDDEKSAAVQALYDLSNEENPNGTGQAVLKALNAKGVRAQAIDARVPFSSARKWSAIVRGGDVWYMGAPEMLFSGFEGDSTAAKNMVAKYADQGMRVLLIARAAGACAGPEAATNFENDPRLISSSVPVALVLCQEHIRDDAEETLVWFREQGVRCRIISGDSPATVGAIARTVRLTGDREPVAMDARELPSDVKKLSTVMENVDVLGRVLPEQKKAIVDALHESKHVVAMTGDGVNDALALKEADLGIAMGNAAPATKAVAQVVLVDSKFSHLPSVVARGRQVMANMERVSSLFLVKTVYSALISLGVVCTFIPFPYLPRHITYIGALTIGIPAFILALAPNNRRYIPGFLGRVVRFALPGGIAVALSVLLTAWTLPGFMNWNVSKPGDLLKLRDICAIVVFVLGILVMARVAQPLKSWRGVLVAAFAAAGLIGMFIPIVSNFFELEFPTGWTLVATIIVLVLSIVIFAGIQTIADLFGRVYSNIVNRKKNKNK; from the coding sequence ATGAGCGCAACCGGAATGTTCGGGCACGATGACGGCAAGGCCGCAGCCGAGGTACCCGCAAACGGCAATACCGCGAATAACGGCAAAGGCAACGGCGGGCAGCAAAGCACGTCCACAGTTCGGCTTCCCCAGATTTCCGAAGTGGGTCTGACTTCCGCAGAGGTCGCGGAACAGGTCGCGCAGGGCAACGTCAACAAAATCGACACCGAAAGCTCGCGCTCGCTAGGGCAGATTATCCGCGAGAACGTCTTTACGCTCTTCAACGCCATCATTTTCGTGGCCATGGTTCTGGTGCTTCTGACCGGACAGTGGAAGGACGCCGTTTTCGGGCTGGTCATCATCATCAATTCCGGCATTGGCGTCTTCACTGAAATGCGCGCGAAGCACACGCTCGACAAGCTTTCCATTCTGGTCGCCTCGAAATCGTTGGTACGCCGGGACGGTCAGGACGTCGAAATCGAGCACGAGGACATCGTGCTTGGTGATTTGCTTTGGCTCCGAAGCGGCGAACAGGTGCCCGCCGACGCCACCATCGTGCATACGTGGGGCTTGGAACTTGACGAATCGATGCTTACCGGCGAATCCCGCACAGTGAAAAAAGGCGAGGGGGCCGAGGTCTATTCCGGTTCCAACGCGACTTCCGGCATGGCGCTGGTCCGCGTCGACGCGGTGGGCGAGCAGGGCTACGCCGCAAAATTGACGGCCAAGGCCAAAGTCTACAAGAAGACCGTTTCCGATTTGAGCAAGGGCATCAACACCATTCTCAAGGTGATGACCGTCATCGTCATTCCGCTTTGCATTCTTCTGGTCGCCTCCCAGATTCGTACCGTCGGCGGCTGGCAGGTCGCCTTCACCACGGGAGCTTGGCGTTCGGCCATCGTCTCGGCCGTGGCTGGCGTGGTCGGCATGATTCCTGAAGGCCTGGTGTTGCTGACCTCGCTCAACTTCGCCATCGCCGCGATGCGTCTGGCACGTCAGCATACGCTGGTTCAGGAGCTGGAAAGCGTCGAGACGCTGGCCCGCGTCGACGCGCTGAACCTCGACAAGACCGGCACGATCACCGACGGCGGCATCGTCTTCAACCAGGTCGTGATGCTCGGCGAGGCCGATAGCGCAAGTCCGGCGGCCGATGCCGATATCGTGGTCGACGCGCCGTCCGGCAAAAACGCCGAGCACGCCAGTGTGACCGTCGGCACCACCGACGACGAAAAATCCGCTGCGGTGCAGGCGCTTTACGATCTTTCCAACGAGGAGAACCCCAACGGTACCGGTCAGGCAGTGCTCAAGGCATTGAACGCCAAGGGTGTGCGCGCTCAGGCCATCGACGCGCGTGTGCCCTTCTCGTCGGCCCGCAAGTGGAGCGCCATTGTGCGCGGCGGCGACGTCTGGTACATGGGTGCCCCGGAAATGCTCTTCAGTGGCTTCGAAGGGGACAGCACAGCGGCCAAGAACATGGTGGCCAAGTACGCCGACCAAGGTATGCGCGTATTACTGATTGCCCGGGCGGCCGGTGCCTGTGCCGGCCCCGAAGCGGCGACCAATTTTGAGAACGACCCGCGTTTGATTTCCTCCTCCGTTCCGGTTGCTTTGGTGCTGTGCCAGGAGCACATCCGCGACGACGCCGAGGAGACGCTGGTCTGGTTCCGCGAGCAGGGGGTGCGTTGCCGCATCATCTCCGGCGACAGCCCGGCCACCGTCGGCGCCATCGCGAGGACGGTTCGCTTGACTGGCGACCGCGAACCGGTGGCGATGGACGCCCGCGAGCTGCCCAGCGATGTCAAGAAACTTTCCACCGTTATGGAGAACGTCGATGTGCTCGGCCGCGTTTTGCCCGAGCAGAAGAAGGCGATCGTCGACGCGTTGCATGAAAGCAAGCATGTCGTGGCGATGACCGGTGATGGTGTCAACGATGCGTTGGCCTTGAAAGAGGCCGATTTGGGCATCGCGATGGGCAATGCTGCGCCTGCCACCAAGGCCGTGGCGCAGGTCGTGCTGGTCGATTCCAAGTTCTCCCATCTGCCCAGCGTCGTGGCCCGAGGCCGTCAGGTCATGGCCAATATGGAACGTGTCTCGTCGCTCTTCCTGGTCAAAACCGTCTACTCCGCGCTGATTTCGCTCGGTGTGGTCTGCACGTTCATCCCCTTCCCGTACCTGCCGCGCCACATCACCTACATCGGTGCGCTGACCATCGGTATTCCGGCGTTTATCCTTGCGCTCGCACCGAACAACCGCCGCTATATTCCGGGCTTCCTGGGGCGTGTGGTGCGCTTCGCCTTGCCTGGCGGCATAGCCGTGGCGCTTTCCGTGTTGCTGACAGCTTGGACGCTGCCGGGCTTCATGAACTGGAATGTCTCCAAACCGGGCGATCTGTTGAAGTTGCGCGATATCTGCGCCATCGTCGTCTTCGTATTGGGCATTTTGGTGATGGCTCGCGTGGCCCAGCCTTTGAAGTCGTGGCGTGGCGTTCTCGTCGCAGCGTTTGCGGCGGCGGGCCTGATCGGCATGTTCATTCCGATCGTCTCGAACTTCTTCGAGCTTGAGTTCCCGACCGGCTGGACGTTGGTGGCCACCATCATCGTGCTCGTGCTTTCCATCGTCATCTTCGCCGGTATCCAGACCATCGCCGACCTCTTCGGTCGGGTTTACTCGAACATCGTCAATCGCAAGAAGAACAAGAACAAGTAG
- a CDS encoding TRAM domain-containing protein, translating into MQATVRIERYADQGRCVAHIDGRVVFVRFALPGELDTIELDEPHNRDDRFWTGEVVDVVEASDDRVEPLWPLAGPLAQGGGVGGADLIHVSLPGQLKWKSAVITDQMRRMGHLDIDDVPVARMDGDVDEKGLHWRTRIELIADEEGRASMRRRASHTRVRIDTMPLATRALLAVARDQKLWDERFEPGAKIRVAVPEPRDIHTARASNKALLEAVGDNFAITVDGHLRGGSKRLKEVVDVDGKRYKYGVEADGFWQVHRMAPPTLVKYVMRLVSQELSGVQSATLWDLFSGSGLFTVPLAKTFAHTQMLSVEGGRMAVRNAERNLHIAKDANVTLMQGDVSHCLRRVPEELANPNVVVLDPPRAGAKAQVCRQLAEAGTHSIIYIACDPTSLARDTATLTKLGYGLKSIQAFDIYPMTHHVETVALFVCNGE; encoded by the coding sequence ATGCAAGCCACAGTACGTATCGAACGTTACGCCGATCAGGGGCGCTGCGTCGCCCATATCGACGGACGGGTGGTGTTCGTGCGTTTCGCGCTGCCCGGCGAACTGGACACCATCGAACTGGACGAGCCGCACAATCGTGACGACCGCTTCTGGACCGGCGAAGTCGTCGACGTGGTGGAGGCTTCGGATGACCGCGTCGAACCGCTTTGGCCGCTGGCCGGACCGTTGGCCCAAGGCGGGGGAGTCGGCGGTGCCGATCTCATCCACGTCTCGCTGCCGGGACAATTGAAATGGAAGTCCGCCGTCATCACCGACCAGATGCGGCGCATGGGTCATCTCGATATCGACGACGTGCCGGTGGCACGTATGGACGGCGATGTGGATGAAAAAGGCCTGCATTGGCGCACCCGCATCGAGCTGATCGCTGACGAGGAAGGCCGTGCCTCGATGCGTCGCCGCGCCTCGCACACCCGCGTGCGTATCGACACGATGCCGTTGGCCACCCGCGCGCTGCTGGCCGTCGCCCGCGACCAGAAACTGTGGGACGAGCGGTTCGAGCCCGGTGCCAAAATCCGTGTCGCCGTGCCTGAACCCCGTGATATCCATACCGCCCGCGCGTCGAACAAGGCGTTGCTTGAAGCAGTAGGAGACAACTTTGCCATCACGGTTGACGGCCATCTGCGTGGCGGTTCGAAGCGCTTGAAGGAAGTCGTGGACGTGGACGGCAAACGCTACAAGTACGGTGTTGAGGCCGACGGGTTCTGGCAGGTGCATCGCATGGCCCCGCCCACGCTCGTCAAATATGTGATGCGTCTGGTCAGCCAGGAGCTTTCCGGCGTGCAGTCCGCCACGCTCTGGGATCTCTTCTCCGGCTCCGGCCTCTTTACGGTGCCGCTTGCCAAGACTTTTGCCCATACGCAGATGCTGTCGGTGGAAGGCGGTCGTATGGCCGTGCGCAACGCCGAACGCAACCTGCATATCGCCAAGGATGCCAACGTCACCCTGATGCAGGGCGACGTCTCGCACTGCCTACGCAGGGTTCCCGAAGAATTGGCCAATCCCAACGTCGTCGTGCTCGACCCGCCACGTGCCGGCGCGAAGGCGCAGGTCTGTCGTCAGCTCGCCGAAGCCGGAACGCATTCCATCATCTACATCGCCTGCGACCCGACCAGCCTCGCCCGCGACACCGCCACGCTCACCAAGCTTGGCTATGGTTTGAAATCGATTCAGGCGTTCGATATCTACCCGATGACCCACCACGTCGAGACCGTCGCGCTGTTCGTGTGCAACGGCGAGTGA